A window from Hoeflea sp. IMCC20628 encodes these proteins:
- a CDS encoding LysR substrate-binding domain-containing protein, with product MGFAILQLRSFVTTVRSGFHVSKAAEQLNTSQSVVSKHLKSIEEALGKTLFARSGKRLTGLTTEGEKIFPFAERILRDHESIRRISVEAVETRRETLSVATTPTMARYFIAETVQAFTKSYPDVDLYVRVLSSDKVVEVVQSIQCDLAVVPAGIILPPELRVTDLESWSRILIGLPDCPLFQMPELTLEAISTVPIVSFETPTFSMRDVFDQKGILPRIAITASNPDVMKAYSALGLGVSVVAKPTFDPVRDAPLVSRDVADLFPDVKIIALDRTDCYQTRAHNNFLQQLKHSANLRRNVFSATENETGGG from the coding sequence ATGGGTTTTGCGATACTTCAGCTGCGTTCGTTCGTGACCACCGTTCGATCCGGATTTCATGTATCGAAGGCGGCTGAGCAGTTGAACACTTCTCAATCGGTCGTCAGCAAACATCTGAAATCCATAGAGGAAGCTTTGGGCAAAACGCTTTTTGCAAGATCGGGGAAACGCCTGACCGGGCTTACAACCGAAGGCGAGAAAATATTTCCGTTTGCCGAAAGAATTTTGCGCGATCACGAATCCATCCGTCGTATCAGCGTGGAAGCCGTCGAGACGAGACGGGAGACATTGTCGGTCGCAACCACTCCAACCATGGCGCGCTACTTTATTGCAGAGACAGTACAAGCCTTCACCAAATCCTACCCCGACGTCGACCTCTATGTGCGCGTCCTGAGTTCCGACAAGGTTGTCGAGGTGGTTCAGTCCATACAGTGCGATCTTGCGGTAGTGCCTGCGGGGATAATCCTGCCACCTGAGTTGAGAGTTACAGATCTTGAGTCTTGGTCGCGAATTCTGATCGGGTTACCGGATTGCCCGCTGTTCCAAATGCCCGAGCTGACCTTGGAGGCAATTTCAACAGTGCCGATTGTTTCCTTTGAAACACCGACCTTTTCAATGCGTGATGTCTTCGATCAGAAAGGCATTCTTCCTCGTATCGCAATTACGGCCTCTAATCCGGATGTCATGAAGGCATATTCGGCACTGGGCCTGGGTGTCTCAGTCGTTGCAAAACCCACATTTGACCCGGTTCGTGATGCACCCTTGGTCAGCAGAGATGTTGCTGACCTTTTTCCAGACGTCAAGATTATCGCGCTTGATCGAACAGACTGCTATCAAACCAGAGCTCACAACAATTTCCTGCAACAGCTCAAACATTCAGCAAACCTACGCCGCAATGTTTTCTCGGCGACCGAAAACGAGACCGGCGGCGGCTGA
- a CDS encoding efflux RND transporter permease subunit codes for MDRAIRAPLIVIAVACGFAIIAAGSAATLSSSITPNEDRGFFLVQARGAPDTTPEYLDGQVAMVEDILTPYRESGEVTAVQSIIGVGGGTSAFIIVRLLDWNDRDRSQQDIIAEFSGELSKVPGVQVSARSTNSLNIRGAGRGLQFAVTGTDVTAMTDAADVLVAAMAEDSMFLNPQLSSDNVQAQYEVRVNGVVAGMFGLSEAEITQTISSMVQGKVAVTVFKDDTEIDVNVVPGGPPINDPSDLESIFLRLPDGAYIPLSAAATLEPVVSQSQIERQGGSLAVSVQANLGQGVDLGDAMTRLNEISAETLPGGMGVTFTGEAASLSDSQAGMYMVFGVAFVVVFLVLAAQFESIASAVVIMLTVPFGLAAALMAISLSGGSLNYYSQIGLVMLIGVMAKNGILIVEFANQLREAGQDIDSAIRDALRLRIRPVMMTMLSTVFGGLPLILTSGAGAEARIAVGWVIVGGLGFATVFTLFLTPVFYRWIAVWGAEPGMASRRLRRENATASEAEAYESMV; via the coding sequence ATGGATCGGGCCATTCGCGCGCCGCTGATCGTGATTGCCGTTGCGTGCGGCTTTGCCATTATTGCTGCCGGCTCGGCGGCTACCCTGTCTTCTTCCATCACGCCCAACGAGGATCGCGGCTTTTTCCTGGTGCAGGCGCGTGGCGCTCCCGACACCACGCCTGAATATCTCGATGGCCAAGTTGCCATGGTCGAGGACATTCTGACCCCTTACCGTGAAAGCGGTGAGGTGACTGCGGTGCAAAGCATCATCGGCGTCGGTGGTGGCACCAGTGCCTTCATCATCGTGCGGCTCCTCGACTGGAATGACCGCGACCGGAGCCAACAGGATATCATCGCCGAGTTCAGCGGTGAGTTGTCCAAGGTCCCCGGGGTTCAGGTCAGTGCGCGCTCGACCAACAGTCTCAACATACGCGGTGCGGGAAGGGGACTGCAGTTCGCGGTGACCGGCACCGATGTCACCGCCATGACTGATGCGGCTGATGTGCTGGTCGCGGCAATGGCTGAAGACAGCATGTTCCTCAATCCGCAACTGTCCAGCGACAATGTTCAGGCCCAGTACGAGGTGCGGGTGAACGGCGTTGTGGCAGGCATGTTCGGGCTGAGCGAAGCCGAAATCACCCAAACCATCAGCTCGATGGTGCAGGGAAAAGTGGCTGTCACCGTTTTTAAGGACGATACAGAAATCGACGTCAACGTGGTGCCGGGTGGCCCTCCGATCAATGATCCTTCCGACCTCGAATCCATCTTTCTGCGTCTGCCTGATGGCGCCTATATCCCGCTGTCGGCTGCCGCGACGCTTGAGCCGGTGGTCAGCCAATCCCAAATCGAGCGCCAGGGCGGATCGCTGGCTGTGTCGGTCCAGGCCAATCTCGGCCAGGGTGTCGATCTCGGCGATGCCATGACACGGCTGAACGAGATTTCTGCGGAGACACTGCCCGGCGGCATGGGGGTTACCTTTACAGGCGAGGCGGCGTCGCTGTCGGACAGTCAGGCAGGCATGTACATGGTGTTTGGCGTGGCCTTCGTGGTTGTGTTCCTGGTGCTGGCCGCGCAGTTTGAGAGCATTGCCAGCGCCGTCGTCATCATGCTGACGGTGCCGTTTGGTCTTGCGGCTGCGTTGATGGCGATTTCGCTCAGCGGCGGGTCGTTGAACTACTACAGCCAGATCGGGCTGGTCATGCTGATTGGGGTGATGGCCAAGAACGGTATCCTGATTGTCGAATTCGCGAACCAGCTGCGCGAGGCGGGACAGGACATAGACAGCGCGATCCGCGATGCGTTGCGGCTGCGCATAAGGCCGGTGATGATGACCATGTTGTCGACCGTGTTTGGCGGGTTGCCGCTGATCCTGACATCAGGTGCGGGTGCCGAGGCGCGGATCGCGGTCGGCTGGGTCATCGTTGGTGGACTGGGATTTGCAACCGTTTTCACGCTTTTTCTGACGCCGGTGTTCTACCGCTGGATTGCAGTCTGGGGTGCCGAACCCGGCATGGCATCCCGACGCCTGAGACGTGAAAACGCCACAGCCTCGGAGGCCGAAGCTTACGAAAGCATGGTTTGA
- a CDS encoding efflux RND transporter permease subunit yields the protein MSGEKPQGRKSGVADLFVARPIFGVVINLLILIAGLAALVSVDVREMPDVDQPVLSIRTTYEGAVPGTVDQEVTQVLEDALSALDGVSYIESSSSTGESRITIDLSEGTDVDIAANEAREIVSSTQRALPDNIENPVVSKSDSNADAIIRLAVLGDATFDELTTLAEGVIYDRLSVIDGIAEVSVRGNRGNEFRVTLDIPSLLNRGLTVSDVSTALLALRDDTPLGSLEATSQTIALRVGNAEVTADSVGQVPINVTTRVSDIAFVQLVPEDSDVFARVNGQSAIGLDISRQSVGNTLEISKAVSAAVEELRKELPDGVDIVITSDDGVFIEGSIDEVVKSIGLAAVIVVAVIFAFLRSASATLIPAVTIPVALVGTVAAIWLTGFSVNTISLLALVLATGMVVDDTIVVIENIVRKRQQGMGAFAAAAAGTNEVFFAVISTTATLAAVFIPISFLPGQAGGVFSEFGFVLAFAVTLSSISALTLAPVMAAFLDPGRAGAKPGRTGCPARSTS from the coding sequence ATGAGCGGGGAAAAGCCGCAAGGCCGCAAGTCAGGCGTGGCTGACCTTTTCGTTGCCCGCCCGATTTTCGGTGTTGTCATCAATCTGCTGATCCTGATTGCTGGTCTGGCAGCGCTTGTCTCGGTGGATGTGCGCGAGATGCCGGATGTCGATCAGCCGGTGCTTTCGATCCGCACCACCTATGAAGGTGCCGTTCCCGGCACTGTTGACCAGGAAGTAACGCAGGTTCTGGAGGATGCGCTGAGTGCGCTTGATGGCGTATCCTATATCGAATCGAGCTCCAGCACTGGCGAAAGCCGGATCACCATCGATCTTTCGGAAGGGACCGACGTTGATATCGCCGCAAACGAGGCGCGCGAGATCGTGTCATCAACGCAGCGGGCACTGCCCGATAATATCGAAAATCCGGTGGTCTCGAAGAGTGACAGCAACGCCGACGCGATCATTCGCCTGGCCGTGCTGGGCGATGCCACATTCGACGAACTGACCACCCTGGCCGAGGGGGTGATCTATGACCGGCTCTCGGTTATCGACGGCATTGCCGAGGTTTCGGTTCGCGGCAACCGGGGCAATGAATTCCGCGTTACGCTCGACATTCCCTCGCTGCTCAATCGCGGGCTGACGGTTTCCGATGTTTCGACCGCGCTGCTGGCGTTGCGTGACGACACTCCGCTGGGCTCACTTGAGGCAACATCCCAAACCATCGCCTTGCGTGTCGGTAATGCCGAAGTGACTGCCGACAGCGTTGGCCAGGTGCCGATCAACGTCACCACCCGTGTCTCAGACATCGCCTTTGTCCAGCTGGTTCCTGAGGACAGCGATGTATTTGCCCGCGTCAATGGCCAGTCCGCCATCGGGCTGGATATCAGCCGTCAATCGGTCGGCAACACTCTAGAAATTTCCAAGGCGGTGAGCGCTGCCGTCGAAGAACTGCGCAAGGAATTGCCCGACGGGGTGGACATCGTCATCACCTCCGATGATGGCGTGTTCATCGAAGGGTCAATCGATGAGGTGGTCAAATCCATCGGTCTGGCGGCCGTGATCGTAGTCGCCGTGATTTTCGCATTCCTGCGCTCTGCCAGTGCAACACTGATCCCTGCGGTGACAATTCCCGTTGCCCTGGTGGGCACCGTCGCGGCAATCTGGCTGACTGGGTTTTCGGTCAACACCATCAGCCTGCTGGCGCTGGTTCTGGCCACGGGCATGGTCGTCGATGACACGATCGTCGTCATCGAGAACATCGTGCGAAAGCGCCAGCAGGGCATGGGGGCCTTCGCCGCCGCTGCCGCCGGCACCAACGAGGTGTTCTTTGCCGTGATTTCGACGACAGCGACGCTGGCTGCCGTCTTTATTCCGATCTCGTTCTTGCCCGGTCAGGCAGGAGGCGTGTTCAGTGAATTTGGTTTCGTTCTGGCCTTCGCTGTTACCCTGTCATCGATTTCTGCCTTGACGCTGGCGCCGGTGATGGCTGCGTTTCTCGATCCCGGCCGGGCAGGGGCAAAGCCGGGCCGGACCGGCTGTCCCGCGCGTTCGACTTCGTGA
- a CDS encoding efflux RND transporter periplasmic adaptor subunit: MRRLVTLIVSAAILAGAYFIAFGVPASLGVSSETQTAGGQREGRADKSTSPAGRAGGPRGANTTTVVLTPLQMQPYEDILRAVGSADAVRSASVISNVSCDVIETNLSANKEVSAGDVLVQLDARTEMYNLEIAQAELEQARDKVLRYERLLASGNSSITDVALAEARVAQRLAEANFGLARVALDDRTIKAPISGKLGLSDVEIGDTLSAGSSIVTIDDAEALLVVFELPERSVGLLEKGQKVLTSTPTYTGQVFEGEIVSFDSRIDSVTRSVAVHARIDNSDARLWPGMSFAVRIVHESEPLSVLPSTAITWSRSGSSVWIDNNGVAEQVAAAILYRRDDQVWIEADIVPGAMVVTEGAQKLRAGSLIVAANGADGDPDGSKQDTGPARSELKLGQAEPQQPISTEKPI, encoded by the coding sequence ATGCGCAGGCTTGTCACATTGATTGTCTCGGCGGCGATACTTGCCGGAGCATATTTCATTGCATTCGGCGTTCCCGCATCTCTCGGAGTTTCGTCGGAAACCCAGACCGCAGGCGGACAGCGGGAAGGCAGGGCCGACAAGAGTACGTCACCGGCAGGTCGCGCTGGCGGGCCACGTGGTGCGAATACGACAACGGTGGTTCTGACCCCGCTGCAAATGCAGCCCTATGAAGACATCTTGCGCGCGGTTGGCAGCGCCGACGCAGTGCGCAGTGCCAGCGTGATTTCCAATGTTTCGTGCGATGTGATCGAGACCAACCTTTCCGCCAACAAGGAAGTGTCGGCCGGCGACGTGCTGGTGCAACTCGATGCCCGCACCGAAATGTACAATCTCGAAATCGCCCAGGCCGAACTTGAACAGGCCCGTGACAAGGTGTTGCGCTACGAGCGGCTGCTCGCATCCGGAAATTCTTCGATAACCGATGTTGCCCTTGCCGAAGCGCGTGTTGCGCAGCGGCTGGCCGAGGCGAATTTCGGCCTTGCCCGAGTGGCATTGGATGACCGTACCATCAAGGCCCCGATTTCAGGCAAGCTGGGTTTGAGCGATGTCGAGATCGGGGACACCTTGTCTGCCGGTAGTTCCATTGTGACCATCGACGATGCCGAGGCTTTGCTGGTGGTGTTTGAACTGCCTGAACGCTCGGTCGGTCTGCTGGAAAAGGGCCAGAAGGTCCTGACAAGTACCCCGACCTATACCGGTCAAGTGTTCGAAGGAGAGATCGTATCCTTCGACAGCCGCATCGACAGTGTCACACGCAGCGTTGCAGTTCATGCGCGGATTGACAATTCCGACGCGCGGCTGTGGCCGGGAATGAGTTTTGCCGTGCGCATTGTCCACGAGAGCGAGCCATTGTCGGTGTTGCCTTCAACCGCGATAACCTGGTCGCGCAGCGGATCGAGCGTCTGGATTGATAACAACGGAGTTGCCGAACAGGTGGCAGCCGCCATCCTGTATCGCCGTGACGACCAGGTGTGGATTGAAGCGGACATTGTCCCGGGTGCGATGGTGGTAACCGAGGGGGCGCAGAAACTGCGGGCCGGCTCTCTCATTGTAGCGGCAAACGGCGCTGATGGCGATCCGGATGGTAGCAAACAGGATACTGGGCCGGCGCGCTCTGAACTGAAGCTTGGTCAGGCCGAACCGCAACAGCCCATCTCGACGGAGAAGCCTATATGA
- a CDS encoding response regulator transcription factor, with translation MTDPIAPQILIVDDARDIREPLGQYLRKQGFRTRLAAHASEAREILAEASIHLVVLDIMMPGEDGLSLCLCRWLVAHNGPPVLLLTAMADETDRIVGLELGADDYLIKPFNPRELLARARAVLRRAPPEAAPPPSSKRRFADWTHDPDVMKLAHEDGRSIDLTTAENRLLAIFLDQPRTVLTRATLLDLTAGREAKAYDRAIDNQISRLRRKVEDDPKNPRLLVTEWGGGYRLVANVTEAG, from the coding sequence ATGACAGACCCGATCGCACCGCAAATCCTGATCGTTGACGATGCCCGCGACATTCGCGAGCCGCTCGGTCAGTATCTGCGCAAACAGGGATTCCGGACACGGCTTGCGGCACATGCCAGCGAGGCGCGCGAAATCCTGGCGGAAGCTTCCATCCATCTGGTCGTGCTTGACATCATGATGCCCGGTGAGGACGGGTTGAGCCTGTGCCTGTGCCGGTGGCTGGTCGCGCACAACGGTCCGCCCGTATTGCTGTTGACCGCCATGGCGGACGAAACCGACCGCATCGTCGGCCTCGAACTGGGCGCTGACGATTACCTGATCAAACCCTTCAACCCGCGCGAACTGCTGGCGCGGGCACGGGCGGTTCTGCGCCGTGCACCGCCGGAAGCAGCGCCGCCTCCCAGCAGTAAGCGCCGGTTCGCTGACTGGACCCACGATCCGGACGTCATGAAACTTGCCCATGAAGACGGCCGGAGCATCGACCTGACCACCGCCGAAAACCGGCTTCTCGCCATTTTTCTCGATCAGCCGCGCACCGTGCTGACCCGCGCCACGCTGCTTGACCTGACCGCCGGGCGCGAAGCCAAAGCCTATGACCGCGCCATCGACAACCAGATCAGCCGATTGCGCCGAAAAGTCGAAGACGACCCGAAAAATCCGCGGCTGCTGGTGACCGAATGGGGCGGTGGATACCGGTTGGTTGCAAATGTGACCGAGGCAGGCTGA
- a CDS encoding ATP-binding protein, which produces MNRLKHLLPDSLAGRLVFLLAIAIIAANIIALAVLAFQQQSFDQQAREEREIERIAALIPAMEAVNAQLRQVIARDASTRFARVRVEDAPLLTETATGTRSRYIASQLAETLGRQDVIVAIIDRPLPPGADRNGATHTDQVIAITIPLSARNGQPEWLNVVTNGAPSRAGRIDSRPFLTVLSLSLLSVLGVAIVLARHLTQPLSQLSQAAEAAGRGDRTARVPEEGAREMRQAARAFNAMQAEISQFDAERMRMLAAVGHDLRTPMTSLRIRAEMVDDDELRDAMVRTLEEMTVMADGLISYARDGQDAEAMAPLDLARLLRQLCEDRGATCNVTENVQITGRRVSLGRAIGNLLDNALRYGDEARMTLAQDKKHAIVTIEDNGPGIPPDRLNEMFQPFTRGDDSRSLETGGAGLGLSISRTIIVAHGGQVTLENRADGGLRATVALPLANRT; this is translated from the coding sequence ATGAACCGTCTCAAACACCTGCTGCCGGATTCTCTTGCGGGCCGGCTCGTCTTCCTGCTGGCGATCGCCATTATTGCCGCCAACATCATCGCGCTCGCCGTGCTGGCGTTTCAGCAGCAGAGTTTCGATCAGCAGGCCCGGGAGGAACGCGAAATCGAACGTATCGCAGCACTGATTCCTGCGATGGAAGCAGTCAACGCCCAGCTTCGGCAGGTGATTGCACGGGATGCTTCAACACGCTTTGCCCGCGTCCGTGTGGAAGATGCCCCGTTACTGACCGAGACCGCGACAGGCACACGGTCCAGGTACATCGCATCCCAGCTCGCCGAAACCCTGGGCCGACAGGATGTGATCGTGGCAATCATCGACCGGCCGCTTCCGCCCGGTGCGGATCGCAACGGCGCCACCCATACAGATCAGGTGATTGCCATCACCATTCCGCTGAGCGCACGAAACGGGCAGCCCGAATGGCTCAATGTCGTCACCAACGGTGCACCGTCACGCGCCGGCCGCATCGACAGCAGACCATTCCTGACCGTGCTTTCCCTGTCGCTGCTTTCGGTGCTTGGCGTGGCAATCGTCCTCGCCCGCCACCTGACCCAGCCACTCAGCCAGCTATCGCAGGCAGCCGAGGCAGCAGGACGCGGCGACCGCACTGCGCGGGTGCCCGAAGAAGGAGCACGGGAAATGCGTCAAGCTGCGCGGGCGTTTAATGCAATGCAGGCAGAAATCTCGCAATTCGACGCCGAACGCATGCGGATGCTCGCCGCCGTCGGCCACGACCTGCGCACCCCGATGACCAGCCTGCGCATCCGTGCAGAGATGGTTGATGATGATGAGCTGCGCGATGCGATGGTCCGCACGCTTGAAGAGATGACAGTTATGGCCGACGGCCTTATCAGCTACGCAAGAGACGGTCAGGATGCCGAAGCGATGGCGCCGCTCGATCTCGCCCGCTTGCTCAGGCAGCTTTGCGAGGATCGCGGAGCGACCTGCAATGTCACTGAAAATGTCCAGATAACAGGCCGTCGCGTCAGCCTCGGCCGGGCTATTGGCAATCTTCTCGATAACGCCTTGCGGTACGGCGATGAGGCAAGGATGACGCTTGCACAAGACAAAAAGCACGCCATCGTCACCATCGAGGACAACGGTCCCGGCATTCCGCCCGACCGCCTGAACGAGATGTTCCAGCCCTTCACCCGCGGCGACGACAGCCGCAGCCTGGAGACAGGCGGTGCCGGTCTGGGTCTCTCTATCTCACGAACAATCATCGTCGCGCATGGCGGGCAAGTCACACTCGAAAACCGTGCTGACGGAGGACTACGTGCGACAGTGGCTTTGCCGTTGGCCAATCGGACATGA
- a CDS encoding crotonase/enoyl-CoA hydratase family protein → MNHSSFPHSSLIGIETKGEVGVITLSRPEKRNAMNEEMITVIGKVFASPPPAWKAVLIEAEGDHFSAGLDLSEHKSRSPEQVMDISSHWHRATQAIIDSRIPVVCALKGYVIGAGLELATAAHVRFADPEAVFCLPEGRRGIFVGGGASVRVGRLIGTSRLIELMLSGREVDCREANAIGLCQRVSAPGRSSEDAFEFAREVATNAPLSNRMILLALTQIAEMPPAGGLFTESLAAALTQTSPEALERINAFFNKPRTKR, encoded by the coding sequence GTGAACCATTCCAGCTTTCCCCACTCTTCCCTGATCGGCATTGAAACCAAGGGAGAGGTTGGCGTCATCACATTGAGCCGTCCTGAGAAACGCAATGCGATGAACGAAGAAATGATTACCGTCATCGGAAAGGTTTTTGCCTCTCCTCCTCCTGCCTGGAAAGCTGTATTGATCGAGGCAGAGGGCGATCATTTCAGCGCTGGACTTGATCTCTCTGAGCACAAGAGCCGCTCCCCCGAACAGGTAATGGACATCTCATCTCACTGGCACAGGGCAACCCAGGCTATCATTGATAGCCGAATCCCAGTGGTTTGCGCCCTCAAGGGGTATGTCATCGGCGCCGGATTGGAGTTGGCCACCGCCGCGCATGTCCGGTTTGCCGATCCAGAGGCGGTGTTCTGCCTGCCTGAAGGACGCCGAGGCATCTTTGTCGGCGGGGGAGCGTCCGTCAGGGTAGGCCGCCTGATCGGTACGAGCCGCTTGATCGAGCTGATGTTGTCTGGCCGGGAAGTCGATTGCCGCGAGGCCAACGCCATAGGGCTTTGTCAGAGAGTGTCTGCCCCGGGACGATCGAGCGAAGATGCATTTGAATTCGCCAGGGAAGTCGCAACCAATGCTCCGCTTTCAAACAGGATGATCCTTCTGGCCCTCACCCAGATCGCCGAAATGCCGCCGGCTGGCGGGCTTTTCACAGAATCTCTGGCTGCCGCCTTGACCCAGACCAGCCCCGAGGCGCTTGAACGCATAAACGCATTTTTCAATAAGCCTCGCACCAAACGCTAA
- a CDS encoding thiolase family protein: MQDVEIPYGAYWSSPFARWQGALANHHSLILAAEVAKRELMKRRIDAAAIEFGVLGMTVPQRGSFYGLPWLMGMIGAEGVAGPTISQACATGARVLAVGNDEIAAQRSQCALVIAADRVSNGPHIVYPRPDAAGGAGEYENWILDNFGADPFAGCAMIQTAENVANRFGISKEEQHELVLMRYAQYQDALKDDRAFQKRYMTLPFEVPGRSRKKAPVILDGDEGIYPTSAEKMAALSPVIEGGTVTFAAQTHPADGNAAILLTTPEKAIELSSDAGIRISIIAFGQSREEKGFMPSAPIGATRAALEASGLDIGDISVIKSHNPFAVNDLAFAKAFGIDVGSMNNYGCSLVWGHPQAPTGIRSIVEMIEELVIKGGGYGLFQGCAAGDSAMAVILKVEDRSQ, encoded by the coding sequence ATGCAAGATGTTGAAATTCCCTACGGTGCATATTGGTCGAGCCCTTTTGCGCGATGGCAGGGTGCTCTTGCCAACCATCACAGCCTGATACTGGCGGCTGAGGTGGCCAAACGGGAGCTCATGAAGCGCCGTATTGACGCTGCCGCAATAGAGTTTGGTGTTTTGGGAATGACTGTCCCGCAACGTGGCAGTTTCTACGGACTGCCATGGCTCATGGGAATGATCGGCGCGGAAGGCGTGGCCGGCCCCACGATCAGCCAGGCCTGTGCGACCGGTGCGCGAGTTCTTGCCGTCGGCAATGATGAAATAGCAGCCCAACGTTCGCAATGCGCTTTGGTGATTGCGGCAGATCGCGTGTCGAACGGGCCGCATATTGTGTATCCGCGGCCGGATGCGGCCGGTGGCGCGGGTGAGTACGAGAACTGGATCCTCGACAATTTCGGAGCGGACCCGTTCGCGGGGTGCGCCATGATACAGACGGCGGAGAATGTGGCCAACCGGTTTGGCATCTCGAAGGAAGAGCAGCATGAATTGGTACTCATGCGTTATGCGCAATATCAGGATGCTCTCAAGGATGACCGCGCATTTCAAAAGCGGTACATGACCTTGCCTTTTGAAGTGCCAGGGCGGAGCCGGAAAAAGGCCCCGGTCATTCTGGACGGGGACGAGGGCATTTATCCCACATCCGCAGAAAAGATGGCTGCGCTGTCGCCGGTTATCGAAGGCGGCACCGTCACATTTGCCGCACAAACTCATCCGGCCGATGGAAACGCGGCAATCCTTCTGACAACGCCGGAAAAGGCTATTGAGCTGTCTTCAGATGCCGGCATTAGGATCTCGATCATAGCATTTGGACAAAGTCGGGAGGAAAAGGGTTTCATGCCCTCTGCTCCGATTGGTGCCACCAGAGCCGCGCTTGAAGCTTCTGGCCTCGACATTGGGGATATCTCCGTCATCAAGTCCCACAACCCTTTTGCGGTCAATGACCTTGCGTTTGCCAAGGCATTTGGCATCGATGTTGGTTCAATGAACAACTACGGGTGCTCACTTGTTTGGGGTCACCCCCAGGCCCCGACCGGGATCCGTTCCATCGTTGAAATGATTGAAGAGCTTGTGATCAAGGGTGGCGGTTACGGACTGTTCCAGGGGTGTGCGGCCGGCGACAGCGCCATGGCGGTGATCCTCAAGGTGGAGGACCGGTCCCAATGA